A part of Streptomyces sp. NBC_01497 genomic DNA contains:
- a CDS encoding cytosine permease encodes MSPVDAQNAMATFVLRLTAVGMSWPVITLIAHRGTGGRYDPDALHVFNRRGRGGVRWYRDGGDPRAAVSWAVGAAVGVCAVPTPYQGPLLP; translated from the coding sequence ATGTCCCCGGTGGACGCGCAGAACGCGATGGCGACCTTCGTCCTGCGGCTCACCGCGGTCGGCATGTCCTGGCCGGTGATCACCCTGATCGCGCACCGCGGGACGGGCGGCAGGTACGACCCCGACGCCCTCCATGTCTTCAACCGCCGCGGCCGGGGCGGCGTCCGCTGGTACCGCGACGGTGGGGACCCGCGCGCCGCGGTGTCCTGGGCGGTGGGCGCCGCGGTCGGCGTCTGCGCAGTGCCGACGCCGTACCAGGGACCGCTGCTGCCCTGA
- the pruA gene encoding L-glutamate gamma-semialdehyde dehydrogenase: MDAVTKVPAPVNEPVLGYAPGSPERARLEKKLKELAEHPRDLPMTIGGVKRMGGGERVDVVQPHRHKAVLGTFAGATREDAQDAVDAALAAAPAWRAMSFDDRAAIILRAAELLSGPWRETIAAATMLGQGKTAQQAEIDAPCELIDFWRFNVSYARDLLAEQPPANSPGVWNRLDHRPLEGFVYAITPFNFSAIAANLPTAPALMGNVVLWKPSPTQTFAAVLLMELLEEAGLPKGVINLVTGDGIAVSDIALTHRDLAGIHFTGSTNTFRHLWKTVGTNIEKYRTYPRIVGETGGKDFVVAHPSADRAVLKTALTRGAFEYQGQKCSATSRAYIPASIWNDGFKEDFAAEIDGIPMGDVTDFSNFIGAVIDDRAFAKNKAAIDRAAADPSCTIVAGGTYDDSVGYFVRPTVIACTDPANEVFTAEYFGPILAVHVYDDADYDAMLDQMECVADYALTGAFISKDRAATAAAMEKLRYAAGNFYINDKSTGAVVGQQPFGGARASGTNDKAGAPQNLMRWTQTRAIKEALVAPTEYGYPHMG; this comes from the coding sequence ATGGACGCCGTGACCAAGGTCCCCGCCCCGGTGAACGAGCCGGTACTCGGTTACGCGCCCGGCTCGCCCGAGCGCGCCCGGCTGGAGAAGAAGCTCAAGGAGCTCGCCGAGCACCCGCGCGACCTGCCGATGACCATCGGCGGCGTCAAGCGCATGGGCGGCGGCGAGCGCGTCGACGTCGTGCAGCCGCACCGCCACAAGGCCGTGCTCGGCACGTTCGCGGGCGCCACCCGCGAGGACGCCCAGGACGCCGTCGACGCGGCCCTCGCCGCCGCGCCCGCGTGGCGTGCCATGTCCTTCGACGACCGCGCCGCGATCATCCTGCGCGCCGCCGAACTGCTGTCGGGTCCCTGGCGCGAGACGATCGCCGCCGCGACCATGCTCGGCCAGGGCAAGACCGCCCAGCAGGCCGAGATCGACGCGCCCTGCGAGCTGATCGACTTCTGGCGCTTCAACGTCAGCTACGCCCGTGACCTGCTCGCCGAGCAGCCGCCCGCGAACTCGCCCGGCGTGTGGAACCGTCTCGACCACCGTCCGCTTGAGGGCTTCGTCTACGCGATCACGCCGTTCAACTTCTCGGCGATCGCGGCCAACCTGCCGACCGCGCCCGCGCTGATGGGCAACGTGGTCCTGTGGAAGCCGTCCCCGACGCAGACGTTCGCCGCCGTGCTCCTGATGGAGCTGCTGGAGGAGGCCGGCCTGCCGAAGGGCGTCATCAACCTGGTGACGGGCGACGGCATCGCCGTCTCCGACATCGCGCTGACCCACCGCGACCTCGCCGGTATCCACTTCACCGGCTCGACCAACACCTTCCGGCACCTGTGGAAGACGGTCGGCACCAACATCGAGAAGTACCGGACGTACCCGCGCATCGTCGGTGAGACCGGCGGCAAGGACTTCGTCGTCGCGCACCCGAGCGCCGACCGCGCCGTCCTGAAGACCGCGCTGACCCGCGGTGCCTTCGAGTACCAGGGCCAGAAGTGCTCGGCCACCTCGCGTGCGTACATCCCCGCGTCGATCTGGAACGACGGCTTCAAGGAGGACTTCGCGGCCGAGATCGACGGCATCCCGATGGGTGACGTCACCGACTTCTCGAACTTCATCGGCGCCGTGATCGACGACCGCGCGTTCGCGAAGAACAAGGCCGCCATCGACCGCGCCGCGGCCGACCCGTCCTGCACCATCGTCGCGGGCGGCACGTACGACGACTCGGTCGGCTACTTCGTGCGCCCGACGGTCATCGCGTGCACCGACCCGGCCAACGAGGTCTTCACCGCCGAGTACTTCGGCCCGATCCTCGCCGTGCACGTCTACGACGACGCCGACTACGACGCCATGCTCGACCAGATGGAGTGCGTCGCGGACTACGCCCTCACCGGCGCGTTCATCTCCAAGGACCGTGCGGCGACGGCGGCGGCGATGGAGAAGCTGCGGTACGCCGCGGGCAACTTCTACATCAACGACAAGTCCACCGGTGCGGTCGTCGGCCAGCAGCCGTTCGGCGGCGCGCGCGCCTCCGGCACCAACGACAAGGCCGGCGCCCCGCAGAACCTGATGCGCTGGACGCAGACCCGCGCCATCAAGGAGGCGCTGGTCGCGCCGACCGAGTACGGCTACCCGCACATGGGTTGA
- a CDS encoding TetR/AcrR family transcriptional regulator: MTASPRRRNAAPPREDVLAAALDTIAEHGLDALTMAGLGREVGMSSGHLLYYFRTKDELLLRTLEWGEGRLGAERSALLSRRESAVHRLDGYVALYLPDGHRDPHWTLWLEVWNGSQNAPEDTRDRQAAIEGAWHRDLVALLAEGVSRGEFRPVDPDRYATRLRAVLDGLSIHVVVGLPGTGRDEALAHVREFLVQTLRAPAS; the protein is encoded by the coding sequence ATGACCGCCTCCCCGCGCCGCCGCAACGCCGCCCCGCCGCGCGAGGACGTGCTCGCCGCCGCCCTGGACACCATCGCCGAGCACGGCCTCGACGCCCTCACGATGGCAGGCCTCGGCCGCGAGGTCGGCATGAGCAGCGGACACCTCCTCTACTACTTCCGCACGAAGGACGAGCTGCTGCTGCGCACCCTGGAGTGGGGCGAGGGACGGCTCGGGGCGGAGCGCAGCGCCCTGCTCTCCCGGCGCGAGAGCGCTGTCCACCGGCTGGACGGCTATGTCGCCCTCTACCTGCCGGACGGCCATCGCGACCCGCACTGGACGCTCTGGCTGGAGGTCTGGAACGGCTCGCAGAACGCACCGGAGGACACCCGCGACCGGCAGGCCGCCATCGAGGGCGCCTGGCACCGCGACCTGGTGGCGCTGCTGGCCGAGGGCGTCTCGCGCGGTGAGTTCCGGCCCGTCGACCCGGACCGGTACGCGACCCGGCTGCGGGCCGTGCTGGACGGCCTGAGCATCCATGTGGTGGTCGGGCTGCCCGGCACCGGACGCGACGAGGCCCTCGCCCACGTGCGGGAATTCCTCGTCCAGACCCTCCGGGCGCCCGCATCGTGA
- a CDS encoding proline dehydrogenase family protein, whose translation MLGPVILAASRSDALRRTISAAPLTKPVVKRFIAGESIEATTPAIEEMAGQGLEVTLDVLGEDVTDPAEATRSRDAYLRLIEVLGPLQLGERAEMSVKLSCMGQALDGGHDIALKNVTAIVEAANAIGTTVTLDAEDHTTIDSTLAIHSALRERFPRTGAVVQSYLFRTEDDCRTLAAAGSRVRLVKGAYKEPASVAHQDKAEVDKAYVRCLRILMEGDGYPMVGSHDPRIIAIAQELAQRAGRKLTDYEFQMLFGIRSAEQHRLAAEGHRMRVYVAYGTDWYGYFMRRLAERPANLAFFLRSLAGRG comes from the coding sequence GTGCTGGGTCCCGTGATTCTCGCCGCGTCGCGGAGCGACGCCCTGCGCCGCACCATTTCGGCCGCGCCCCTGACCAAGCCGGTCGTCAAACGCTTCATCGCGGGCGAGTCGATCGAGGCGACCACCCCGGCCATCGAGGAGATGGCGGGCCAGGGCCTCGAAGTGACCCTGGACGTGCTCGGCGAGGACGTCACCGACCCGGCCGAGGCGACCCGCTCGCGCGACGCCTACCTGCGCCTGATCGAGGTCCTCGGCCCGCTCCAGCTCGGCGAGCGCGCCGAGATGTCCGTGAAGCTGTCCTGCATGGGACAGGCCCTCGACGGCGGTCACGACATCGCGCTGAAGAACGTCACGGCCATCGTCGAGGCCGCGAACGCCATCGGCACGACGGTCACCCTCGACGCCGAGGACCACACGACCATCGACTCGACGCTCGCGATCCACTCCGCGCTGCGCGAGCGCTTCCCCCGCACGGGCGCCGTGGTTCAGTCGTACCTCTTCCGCACCGAGGACGACTGCCGCACCCTCGCCGCCGCCGGCAGCCGGGTCCGCCTGGTGAAGGGCGCCTACAAGGAGCCCGCCTCCGTCGCCCACCAGGACAAGGCCGAGGTCGACAAGGCGTACGTGCGCTGCCTGCGCATCCTCATGGAGGGTGACGGGTACCCGATGGTCGGCTCGCACGACCCGCGCATCATCGCCATCGCGCAGGAACTCGCGCAGCGGGCGGGCCGCAAGCTCACCGACTACGAGTTCCAGATGCTGTTCGGGATCCGCTCCGCCGAGCAGCACCGGCTGGCCGCCGAGGGACACCGCATGCGGGTGTACGTGGCGTACGGCACCGACTGGTACGGCTACTTCATGCGGCGTCTCGCGGAGCGCCCCGCCAACCTCGCCTTCTTCCTGCGCTCGCTGGCGGGTCGCGGCTGA
- a CDS encoding DUF1206 domain-containing protein has product MNVRTARLGGGRRHSVGRAKAQRAADSSAMEVAARWGFSACGVIYLLIGLLALRIAYDGGHGGQQADRGGALAELAGNPLGKALLWAVGAGLAGMAAWRLSEAVVGAAVPDGRTARIRALSAVRCVFYGSAAYSVLAFALGDRGSGSGASDQQSRDVTARVMALPGGRWIVAVAGAAVVVAGVWMGVLAVLRRFHNQLRLARMSRAARTYIDVTGVAGGAARGLIVAAAGAFALDAALTYDPDRAKGFDDTLRSFAGAPAGTWLLGAVALGLALFGLYCFGMARWHKVS; this is encoded by the coding sequence ATGAACGTGAGGACAGCACGGCTCGGCGGCGGACGGCGGCACAGCGTCGGCCGGGCCAAGGCACAGCGTGCGGCGGACAGTTCCGCCATGGAGGTGGCCGCCCGCTGGGGATTCAGCGCCTGCGGCGTGATCTACCTGCTGATCGGTCTGCTCGCGCTGCGCATCGCCTACGACGGCGGACACGGGGGGCAGCAGGCCGACCGCGGTGGCGCGCTCGCGGAACTCGCGGGCAACCCGCTCGGGAAGGCGCTCCTGTGGGCGGTGGGCGCCGGGCTCGCCGGCATGGCGGCGTGGCGGCTGTCCGAGGCCGTCGTCGGCGCGGCGGTGCCCGACGGCCGTACGGCACGCATCCGGGCGCTCTCGGCGGTCCGCTGCGTCTTCTACGGGTCCGCCGCGTACTCCGTCCTCGCGTTCGCCCTCGGTGACCGGGGCAGCGGCAGCGGCGCGAGCGACCAGCAGTCCCGCGACGTGACGGCCCGCGTGATGGCACTGCCCGGCGGGCGGTGGATCGTGGCCGTCGCGGGCGCCGCCGTGGTGGTGGCGGGCGTCTGGATGGGCGTGCTCGCGGTGCTGCGCCGCTTCCACAACCAGCTCAGGCTCGCGCGGATGTCGCGGGCGGCCCGGACGTACATCGATGTGACCGGCGTGGCCGGCGGGGCGGCCCGCGGCCTGATCGTGGCGGCGGCCGGCGCCTTCGCGCTCGATGCCGCGCTCACCTACGACCCGGACCGCGCCAAGGGGTTCGACGACACGCTGCGCTCCTTCGCGGGGGCGCCGGCCGGGACCTGGCTGCTGGGCGCGGTGGCACTGGGGCTGGCCCTGTTCGGCCTGTACTGCTTCGGCATGGCGCGCTGGCACAAGGTGTCGTGA
- a CDS encoding 3-isopropylmalate dehydrogenase encodes MSRSIDLAVIPGDGIGKEVVAQGLKVLKAVLPQDVKLETKEYDLGAGRWHRTGETLPDAELDALKGHDAILLGAIGDPSVPSGVLERGLLLTLRFAFDHYVNLRPSRLFPNTATPLAGSPDIDFVVVREGTEGPYTGNGGSLRTGTPAEVATEVSLNTAYGVERVVRDAYERAKARPRKKLTLVHKNNVLVYAGHLWKNIFDRVGQEYPEVTTDYLHVDAATIFFVTQPERFDVIVTDNLFGDILTDLAAAISGGIGLAASANINPDRTFPSMFEPVHGSAPDIAGQGKADPTATVLSVALLLRHLGLDAEAARIEEAVTADLAERSGAPRTTDEIGDALAVRVAG; translated from the coding sequence ATGTCTCGCAGCATCGATCTCGCAGTGATCCCCGGTGATGGCATCGGCAAGGAAGTCGTGGCCCAGGGCCTCAAGGTCCTCAAGGCCGTCCTCCCGCAGGATGTGAAGCTGGAGACCAAGGAGTACGACCTCGGCGCCGGCCGCTGGCACCGCACCGGGGAGACCCTCCCCGACGCGGAGCTCGACGCGCTCAAGGGCCACGACGCCATCCTCCTCGGCGCGATCGGCGACCCGTCCGTGCCGTCCGGCGTCCTGGAGCGCGGGCTGCTGCTCACGCTGCGTTTCGCGTTCGACCACTATGTGAACCTGCGCCCGTCGCGCCTCTTCCCGAACACCGCCACACCGCTCGCCGGCAGCCCCGACATCGACTTCGTCGTCGTGCGCGAGGGCACCGAGGGTCCCTATACGGGCAACGGCGGCTCGCTGCGCACCGGCACCCCCGCCGAGGTGGCAACCGAGGTCAGCCTCAACACCGCCTACGGTGTCGAGCGCGTCGTGCGCGACGCGTACGAGCGGGCCAAGGCGCGCCCCCGCAAGAAGCTGACGCTGGTCCACAAGAACAACGTCCTCGTCTACGCCGGCCACCTGTGGAAGAACATCTTCGACCGGGTGGGCCAGGAGTACCCCGAGGTCACCACGGACTACCTGCACGTCGACGCCGCGACGATCTTCTTCGTCACGCAGCCCGAGCGCTTCGACGTCATCGTCACCGACAACCTCTTCGGTGACATCCTGACCGACCTCGCCGCCGCCATCAGCGGCGGTATCGGCCTCGCCGCGTCCGCGAACATCAACCCGGACCGCACCTTCCCGTCCATGTTCGAGCCGGTCCACGGCTCCGCGCCGGACATCGCGGGACAGGGCAAGGCCGACCCCACGGCGACCGTCCTCTCGGTCGCGCTGCTGCTGCGCCACCTCGGGCTCGACGCCGAGGCCGCCAGGATCGAGGAGGCCGTCACGGCCGATCTGGCGGAGCGGAGCGGCGCCCCCCGCACGACCGACGAGATCGGCGACGCCCTCGCGGTACGAGTAGCGGGCTGA
- a CDS encoding PucR family transcriptional regulator produces MKGDYQELVDEISALVGVPATLENRDFGLIAFGAHDSDDDLVMDPVRTRSILTRKSSPWVRAWFEGFGITRATGPVRIPASPDAGVFRGRICLPVRHRGMALGYVWLLDDSESGPAPARLAAAMEVTARIGDLLAEDVKADADLARELRAVLTAEHGWERDMALAALRTALGPSADGLHVVLAVAPWPGEEPPVRAVPGTAALCTLSFPARYARPAGVPAPEAEPVRRTPALALLVRLRSADGLPGVLTAVGRLRAAADAPGGAETTAGAAAPRRGLTELPEAWHEAVGAARAAVARPELGPVAEWTAIGPYRLLTRLPAGPDPAVAPLLGPAHTDLARTAESFLDHAGQAGRTAAALGIHRQTLYYRLSRIEHLTGLDLTRGEDRLLLHMALKSARL; encoded by the coding sequence ATGAAGGGCGACTACCAGGAGCTGGTCGACGAGATCTCCGCGCTCGTCGGAGTGCCCGCGACACTGGAGAACCGGGACTTCGGGCTGATCGCCTTCGGAGCCCACGACAGCGACGACGACCTGGTGATGGACCCGGTCAGGACCCGCTCGATCCTCACCCGCAAGTCCTCGCCGTGGGTGCGGGCCTGGTTCGAGGGGTTCGGCATCACCCGCGCGACGGGTCCCGTCCGCATCCCTGCCTCGCCCGACGCGGGCGTCTTCCGCGGACGGATCTGCCTGCCGGTACGCCATCGGGGGATGGCACTCGGCTACGTGTGGCTGCTGGACGACTCCGAGAGCGGCCCCGCGCCCGCCCGGCTGGCGGCGGCCATGGAGGTGACGGCCCGGATCGGCGACCTCCTCGCGGAGGACGTGAAGGCGGACGCCGACCTGGCGCGGGAACTGCGCGCGGTCCTCACCGCCGAGCACGGCTGGGAACGCGACATGGCGCTCGCCGCGCTGCGCACGGCGCTCGGCCCGAGCGCGGACGGCCTGCACGTCGTCCTCGCCGTCGCGCCCTGGCCGGGCGAGGAGCCGCCGGTGCGGGCCGTACCGGGCACCGCCGCGCTGTGCACGCTGTCCTTCCCCGCCCGCTACGCCAGGCCGGCGGGCGTGCCGGCGCCCGAGGCGGAGCCCGTCCGCAGGACGCCCGCGCTGGCGCTGCTCGTACGGCTGCGGTCGGCGGACGGCCTGCCGGGGGTGCTCACGGCGGTCGGCCGGCTGCGCGCGGCGGCGGACGCGCCGGGCGGCGCGGAGACCACGGCGGGCGCCGCGGCCCCCCGGCGAGGTCTCACCGAGCTCCCGGAGGCCTGGCACGAGGCCGTCGGCGCCGCCCGCGCCGCCGTGGCCCGGCCGGAGCTCGGCCCGGTCGCCGAGTGGACCGCGATCGGACCGTACCGCCTGCTCACCCGCCTGCCGGCGGGCCCCGATCCGGCGGTGGCCCCGCTGCTCGGCCCGGCCCACACGGACCTGGCGCGCACGGCGGAGTCGTTCCTCGACCACGCGGGCCAGGCGGGCCGCACGGCGGCAGCCCTCGGCATCCACCGGCAGACGCTCTACTACCGCCTCTCCCGCATCGAACACCTCACGGGCCTCGACCTGACCCGGGGCGAGGACCGGCTGCTGCTGCACATGGCGCTCAAGTCGGCGCGGCTGTAG
- a CDS encoding LacI family DNA-binding transcriptional regulator: MSSHRGGEGAVVSSGARRRRVTIHDVARSAGVSRQTVSRALNDKGEIQDSTKQRVLDAARELGYQPSRFARGLVRQDTVTIGLVIPDLLNPFFTEVAAAALAAAGERGWHVVVHDTSDSPEKERATLRVIGSQVDAVIGYFSSPEDEIDRGTRGVPVVLVGREHHAPRFGSIRIDGADGIGEAVAHLAARGHRRIGMLDHQGRPEPSDRCAWFAAAAAAHGVDADAVTGAHQSVAGGEAALPRLLAAHPDITAVLTFNDVIAVGALRAARRLGRRVPQELAVIGFDGLPLGDLVEPALTTVSLDIGQLGALAVAEAARLLAGPGESAAGASLVVRGSLLVRGSA; this comes from the coding sequence ATGTCTTCACACAGGGGCGGGGAGGGTGCGGTGGTGTCGTCAGGGGCGCGGCGTCGGAGGGTGACGATCCACGACGTCGCCCGGTCGGCGGGGGTGTCGCGGCAGACCGTGTCCCGGGCGCTCAACGACAAGGGCGAGATCCAGGACTCGACGAAGCAGCGGGTCCTGGACGCGGCGCGGGAACTCGGTTACCAGCCCAGCCGGTTCGCGCGCGGACTGGTGCGCCAGGACACCGTCACCATCGGGCTCGTCATCCCCGACCTGCTGAACCCGTTCTTCACCGAGGTCGCGGCGGCGGCGCTGGCGGCGGCGGGCGAGCGCGGCTGGCACGTGGTCGTGCACGACACGTCCGACAGCCCGGAGAAGGAACGCGCCACGCTGCGGGTGATCGGCTCCCAGGTCGACGCGGTGATCGGGTACTTCAGCAGCCCGGAGGACGAGATCGACCGGGGCACGCGCGGGGTGCCGGTGGTCCTCGTGGGCCGCGAGCACCACGCGCCCCGGTTCGGCTCGATCCGCATCGACGGCGCGGACGGCATCGGCGAGGCGGTCGCGCACCTGGCCGCGCGCGGCCACCGCCGCATCGGCATGCTCGACCACCAGGGACGGCCCGAACCCTCGGACCGCTGCGCGTGGTTCGCGGCCGCGGCGGCGGCGCACGGCGTGGACGCCGACGCGGTGACCGGCGCGCACCAGTCGGTGGCGGGCGGGGAGGCGGCGCTGCCCCGGCTGCTCGCCGCGCACCCGGACATCACCGCGGTCCTGACCTTCAACGACGTCATCGCGGTCGGCGCGCTGCGGGCGGCCCGTCGGCTCGGCAGGCGGGTGCCGCAGGAGCTCGCGGTGATCGGCTTCGACGGGCTGCCCCTCGGCGACCTGGTCGAACCCGCGCTCACGACGGTGTCGCTGGACATCGGGCAGCTCGGCGCGCTGGCGGTGGCGGAGGCGGCGCGGCTGCTCGCGGGCCCCGGCGAGTCGGCGGCCGGCGCGAGCCTGGTGGTGCGCGGATCGCTCCTGGTACGCGGCTCCGCCTGA
- a CDS encoding branched-chain amino acid aminotransferase, whose protein sequence is MTTPTIELKPSSNLVPAADRERILANPGFGRYFTDHMVTISWTEGRGWHDAQLVPYAPLSLDPANMTLHYAQTIFEGLKAYRAADGSVATFRPEANARRFQRSARRMAMPELPEELFIEACDALVRQDVAWVPGSGEESLYLRPFMFATEVGVGVHPANEFLFIVIASPAGAYFSGGVKPVSVWISDDYVRAAPGGTGEAKAGGNYASSLLAQAEATAHGCDQVVWLDGVERKWIEEMGTNNLFFVYGDRVVTPAFSGSLLAGIVRDSLLTIAADLGHEVAEERISVEDWREASADGSLTEVFGCGTAAVITPVGQVHSKAGNWTVPAPGEVTMRLRKALLDIQTGAAEDVHGWLHPVV, encoded by the coding sequence ATGACCACGCCCACGATCGAGCTCAAGCCCTCGTCGAACCTGGTTCCCGCCGCCGACCGCGAGCGCATCCTGGCCAACCCCGGCTTCGGCCGCTACTTCACCGACCACATGGTGACGATCAGCTGGACCGAGGGCCGCGGCTGGCACGACGCCCAGCTCGTGCCGTACGCGCCGCTCTCCCTCGACCCCGCCAACATGACGCTGCACTACGCGCAGACGATCTTCGAGGGGCTCAAGGCGTACCGCGCCGCCGACGGTTCCGTCGCCACGTTCCGTCCCGAGGCCAACGCCCGCCGCTTCCAGCGTTCCGCCCGCCGCATGGCGATGCCGGAGCTGCCGGAGGAGCTGTTCATCGAGGCGTGCGACGCCCTCGTCAGGCAGGACGTCGCCTGGGTCCCCGGGAGCGGTGAGGAGAGCCTCTACCTGCGGCCCTTCATGTTCGCGACCGAGGTCGGCGTGGGCGTGCACCCCGCCAACGAGTTCCTCTTCATCGTCATCGCCTCACCGGCCGGCGCGTACTTCAGCGGTGGCGTGAAGCCCGTCTCGGTGTGGATCTCGGACGACTACGTCCGCGCGGCCCCCGGCGGGACCGGCGAGGCCAAGGCGGGCGGCAACTACGCGTCCTCGCTGCTCGCGCAGGCCGAGGCCACCGCGCACGGCTGCGACCAGGTCGTGTGGCTGGACGGCGTCGAACGCAAGTGGATCGAGGAGATGGGGACGAACAACCTCTTCTTCGTCTACGGGGACAGGGTCGTCACCCCCGCGTTCTCCGGCTCCCTGCTCGCCGGTATCGTCCGCGACTCCCTCCTGACGATCGCCGCCGACCTCGGCCACGAGGTCGCGGAGGAACGTATTTCCGTCGAGGACTGGCGCGAGGCCTCCGCCGACGGCTCGCTGACCGAGGTCTTCGGCTGCGGCACGGCCGCCGTGATCACCCCGGTCGGCCAGGTCCACTCCAAGGCCGGCAACTGGACGGTCCCGGCGCCTGGCGAGGTCACCATGCGGCTGCGCAAGGCCCTTCTCGACATCCAGACGGGTGCCGCCGAGGACGTCCACGGCTGGCTGCACCCGGTGGTGTGA
- the cimA gene encoding citramalate synthase: MTTHSTAPDDRFHVFDTTLRDGAQREGINLTVADKLAIARYLDEFGVGFIEGGWPGANPRDTEFFARAREEIDFRHAQLVAFGSTRKAGGQASSDPQVKGLLDSGAPVVTLVAKSHDRHVELALRTTLEENLEMVRDTVSYLREQGRRVFVDCEHFFDGYRANPQYALSVVRAATDAGADVVVLCDTNGGMLPAQVHAVVSDVLAATGARLGIHAQDDSGCAVANTFAAVDAGATHVQCTANGYGERVGNCNLFPVAAALELKYDRRVLPAGALAEMTRISHAIAEVVNLAPSTHQPYVGVSAFAHKGGLHASAIKVDPDLYQHIDPEVVGNTMRMLVSDMAGRASVELKGRELGFDLSGDRDLVGRVVARVKERELNGYTYEAADASFELMLREEVGGHPLSYFRTESWRAIVEDRPDGSHANEATVKLWAKGERIVATAEGNGPVNALDLAMRVGLERIYPQLASFQLVDYKVRILEGRHGTESTTRVLITTSDGGTEFSTVGVGENVIAASWHALTDAYTYGLLRAGVEPAER; this comes from the coding sequence ATGACCACGCACTCCACCGCACCCGACGACCGTTTTCACGTCTTCGACACGACGTTGCGCGACGGTGCGCAGCGTGAGGGCATCAACCTCACGGTGGCGGACAAGCTGGCCATCGCCCGCTACCTGGACGAGTTCGGGGTGGGGTTCATCGAGGGCGGATGGCCGGGCGCGAACCCGCGGGACACGGAGTTCTTCGCCAGGGCCCGGGAGGAGATCGACTTCCGGCACGCGCAGCTGGTGGCGTTCGGTTCCACGCGGAAGGCCGGCGGGCAGGCGTCGAGCGATCCGCAGGTCAAAGGCCTGCTGGACTCGGGCGCGCCGGTGGTCACCCTGGTCGCGAAGTCCCACGACCGGCATGTGGAGCTGGCACTGCGCACGACCCTGGAGGAGAACCTGGAGATGGTCCGCGACACCGTCTCCTACCTGCGGGAGCAGGGGCGGCGCGTGTTCGTGGACTGCGAGCACTTCTTCGACGGGTACCGGGCCAATCCGCAGTACGCCCTGTCGGTGGTGCGGGCCGCGACGGACGCCGGCGCGGACGTGGTCGTGCTGTGCGACACCAACGGCGGGATGTTGCCGGCCCAGGTGCACGCGGTGGTCTCGGACGTGCTCGCCGCCACCGGGGCACGCCTCGGCATCCACGCGCAGGACGACTCGGGCTGCGCGGTCGCGAACACGTTCGCCGCGGTGGACGCCGGCGCGACCCACGTGCAGTGCACGGCCAACGGGTACGGGGAGCGGGTCGGCAACTGCAACCTCTTCCCGGTGGCGGCCGCGCTGGAGCTCAAGTACGACCGGCGTGTCCTGCCGGCGGGCGCGCTGGCGGAGATGACCCGGATCTCCCACGCGATCGCGGAGGTCGTCAACCTCGCGCCGTCCACCCACCAGCCCTACGTCGGCGTCTCCGCCTTCGCCCACAAGGGCGGCCTGCACGCATCGGCGATCAAGGTCGACCCGGACCTGTACCAGCACATCGACCCCGAGGTCGTCGGCAACACCATGCGCATGCTGGTCTCCGACATGGCGGGCCGCGCGTCCGTCGAACTCAAGGGCAGGGAGCTCGGCTTCGACCTGAGCGGCGACCGTGACCTGGTCGGCCGTGTCGTCGCCCGGGTCAAGGAGCGTGAACTCAACGGCTACACCTACGAGGCCGCCGACGCGTCCTTCGAGCTGATGCTGCGCGAGGAGGTCGGCGGGCACCCGCTGAGCTACTTCCGCACCGAGTCCTGGCGGGCCATCGTCGAGGACCGCCCCGACGGCAGCCACGCCAACGAGGCCACCGTGAAGCTGTGGGCCAAGGGGGAGCGGATCGTCGCGACCGCCGAGGGCAACGGCCCCGTCAACGCGCTGGACCTGGCGATGCGGGTGGGCCTTGAGCGCATCTACCCGCAGCTCGCCTCCTTCCAGCTGGTGGACTACAAGGTCCGCATCCTGGAGGGGAGGCACGGCACCGAGTCCACCACCCGCGTCCTGATCACCACCTCCGACGGGGGCACGGAGTTCTCGACGGTCGGCGTCGGGGAGAACGTCATCGCCGCGTCGTGGCACGCCCTCACCGACGCGTACACCTACGGACTGCTGCGTGCCGGGGTCGAACCGGCGGAGCGGTAA